The sequence atatcttcTCTCCCAGATACACAGTAAGATAAAAAGGTGATGAGGCAATCTTTTTTAAAGAGAAAGGGTAAGGATAGGAAGAGACGAGATAGAGTAGAGTGAGGGAATGCGAGGGATAGAAAGGAAAGGACATCaattggaagagagagaggagggatgtaggagcatctttgtatatatatacccatcaaaaataggACCTGTATCATATCAGCTTAAGTCTTCTCCTCAGCCATGAAACAAGCAGCGTTGGTGAGTATAAGACTTTTCAAAACTTGGTCACTCTAGGTTTCTGTCCTCATTGGAATACATTATTAATTAAACCAGATGAATAACTTTTGTTCCAAGATTTTAAGTAGATTCTAACTTGGcattagaattttgaattaaagtAAGTGAGAAGCTCTGTTAAATGAACAAATATGTTAAGAATACACCATAAGGAATAAAATAGTCTATGCAAAAGCGAAATAAAATACATTTCAGTATTAATAAGATTTTAAATAGATAAAACGACTAGTTGACTTGTAAATAACGAATTTAAACATCGGAAATTTATATTTTGTCTGTCTCTTCCTTTTTAGATTGTCGTGTGTGTGTTGGTGACAGCAGAAGCTTCCGTACTACGAGGCTATGATTACGCTAGTCCTCATGGATCATCAAGTGGTGGAACCGGAGGGTTCTTTGGCTCCTCATGTGTAGGAACTCAAAGGGGTTCCTTTGTCTCTGGAGGTAGCTCTGGAGGAGGTTTCGTATCGTCCGGATTTGGCGGTGCTGGAGGTTCAACATCTTCTGGCTTTGTCTCTGGAGGAGGTTCAGCATCTTCGGGCTTTGAGACTGGAGGAGGTTTTACATCCTCCGGCTTTGGCAGTGGTGGATCGTTCTCTGGACACGGGTCCGTGTCCTGTGGTGATGGACAGGTCTCCCACGGAGGAAGATGCATAACTCCTCAAGTAGAGCGCAATGTCTATGTCTACAATGCCCCAGTTCAGTCTCAACAAAGTGGCCCTCGTCCCGATATTCCAGCACCAAAAGTCGAACACAACATAGTCTTTGTGCGTCTTCCAGAAAATGCTCCTGGACAAGATCCTATTGTAGTTCCTCCACCACAGCAGAAGAATATTGTTTATGTCCTCAACAAGGGAACTACAGTAGGTGGTCAGAAGGTCATCAACGTTCCAGCACCACCCAAGAGCCAACCTGAAGTCTTCTTTGTCAACTATGGAGATGGTCAAAACCCCACTCTTCCAGGAGGTGTTGATCTTCAGACAGCTCTCAGCAGTGCTGTCCATCCAGGAGTTGGCCAGGTAATTGGTGGTGGATCAGGAGATGATATTGGAGGTGGATTTTCTGGCGGTGTCTCTGGAGGTTTCAGCGGTGGTCATCATGGAGGTTCAGGAGGTTCAATTAGTGGGGGCAGTTTTTCTGGAGGTTTTGTGGGCCCTGTCAACGGAGGCAGGACTTCTGGAGGTTTTGGAGGCTCAATCAGTGGTGGAAGCATTTCTGGAGGCTTTGAAATCTCCGGAGGTGACTCTTCTGTCCCAAGTGGCCTATACACTACTCCTTAAATTTGTCACTCTTTTTTCTTTGTCATTGCTAACAATGCAGCCAATCTATCTTTTGTGTGTTAGATTatccaaataaatatttgtttcaaAAAGAATAATGTTTACCTTCCCAGTATTTTTgcaatcttaaaaggctttctagCAGCTTAGGTTCTCACACTCTCGTTCATGAATTCTACAGCTACAGTTTAGatattttctctccctctctctctctctctctctctctctctctctctctctctctctctctatatgtatatatatttatataaatacatatatatactgtatattgtatatatgcatatatatttatatatatacatatatatatatatatatatatatatatatgctcgataACATATCATACACATTTTAGTTGAAATCAAATATCTTACTGGTGACTTCAACAGCTCTTCAAGTATtaatcattgaatttttttttaagaaaaaaggatTTAGAATACCACAAATAACCTTAAATTACTGTTAGAATAGAAAGTTACGTactaattctgattttttttttattgctgatcgAGAGCATAAGATTTCATAAAGAGGAACACGACTCCATCGTccaataatgatgtatatatatatatatatatatagagagagagagagagagagagagagagagagagagagagagagagagattcgccttGTGGGTTTTGCAAAGTTAGCAATGTATTTTCAACGGACAAATCTTTTTGTATAATATTGAACAAAAATTAAACACATGGAAGTCACATGTTTTTAAATTAAAACGAAAATGTTTAGAAAGAACATCGAAGTAAGAAATAATAAGGGAAAGTTATTTATATTTCTAGCATAATATTTGTTTAAGATTAGAACGATGCTTCACCTTAAGATTAATAAATGATTGCTTCATACGTTGTATTTGCATAAGTTATAATGGTGGTCTTGCAATCTCACATTTTTGTGTATGAATGAATAACGTAAACGACATAAACGGAAGGATTGTCAGATATCTttcaaaatagaaagaaaaaacatGAATATAAGTTAAAATATATCCCAGAACAATTGTGGCCAAGGAAATAAGTCACAGTCCAATGAGAGTGTTATATTCAAACTAAAGAAATTATACAACAGATTATCATTGTAACAAGTAATTTATCGTGTTTATGTCTTGTATACCCCCATCACTGACGAATAAGGAtctaatatcttttttatttgtcGAATATAAATCATGAGAAACTGCATAATTTCCTCCATTAAAGTTCACTAAGTCTGTCGGACATCATTGTCaggatacactaaaaaaaaaaaaaaaaaaaaaatagaaatacactTCAAGTGTCTTAGGAGGTGAAGGAGGATGAAGGCTATAAGATGAAGGTTATAaggctttcttcaagaagaaaatGTAATGCATCTGCTCGTGCGGAGGCCCCAAAGACCTACAGAAATGTTTTAGGTCTTGGGAGGCACCACAATGGTCTCTCGACGGGAAGACGAACTAACGAAAATTTTCCTttccttcttcacttttctcattatCTGTTCCTTGATTATTGTGAAAATGCATTAATTAAGGAGGCAGTCATTACAAAATGAATAATATGCATTCcggttatctttatatatatcttaaagttTAACAGCTTAATGTTTCCTTTGTTTCTTCTTCGACTTCACTTCCTTTGAATTTCAAATCAGTTTCAATGAAGTTAACACTGCCTATTGATGATACCGATTTTGAAAATAAACTACGGCCACTATTATTTCAGATACTATTGCTTTTACAGTATGTACAAATGGTGCACGAGGGATCCAACAGGTTCCCCTCCGTCTTACAAGTCTCTGACTCATGTCTATAAAAGGAAATTCTCCGGCATCCAACATCCGAAAGAAACAAAGGATCTACAAACATCTGTTGTTCCTTACGCAGGAGAGCCAGTGCTCCGAGCAGATGGGCAGTGCTTCACTAAAAGACTCTGAAAACATCTATTACTGCAATGGCCTCTCCTGAAAGATTGTGGCTTCCCAAATAATGTCTAAGGTTATCAAGAACATTTTGTTGGTTTGGCTTGCTGCCTCCACCAGAGCAGGGACATTACGTATTACCTTCACCAGACCAGAGACTTTACGTATCACCCCACCAGAACAGGGACATTACGTATTACCTTCACCGGAGCAGAGACTTTACGTATTACCTTCAACAGAGCAGAGACTTTACGTATTACCTTCATCGGAGCAGAGACATTATGTATTACTTTCACCAGAGCAGAGACATTACGCATTACATTCGCCAGAGCAGAGACATTACGTATTACCCCACCAGAGCAGAGACATTACGTATTACCTTCACCAGAGCAGAGAAATTTACGTAATACCTTCACCAGAGCAGAGACTTTACGTATTACCCCACCAGAGCAGAGACATTACGTATTACCTTCACCAGAGCAGAGAAATTACGTAATACCTTCACCAGAGCAGAGACTTTACGTATTACCCTCACCAGAGCAGAGACTTTACGTATTACCTTCACCAGAGCAGAGACTTTACGTATCACCCCACCAGAGCAAGGACATTACGTATTACCTTCACCATAACAGAGACTTTACGTATTACCTCCACCAGAGCAGGGACATTACGTATTACCTTCACCAGAGCAGAGACTTTACATATCACCCCACCAGAGCAGGGACATTACGTATTACCTTCACCAGAACAGAGACTTTACGTATTTCCCCACCAGAGCAGGGCCATTATGTATTACCTTCACCAGAACAGAGACTTTACGTATTACCCCACCAGAACAGGGACATTACGTATTACCTTCACCGGAGCAGAGACTTTACGTATTACCTTCAACAGAGCAGAGGCTTTACGTATTACCTTCATCGGAGCAGAGACATTATGTATTACCTTCACCAGAGCAGACATTACGCATTACATTCGCCAGAGCAGAGACATTACGTATTACcccaccagagcagagatattacGTATTACCTTCACCAGAGCAGAGAAATTACGTAATACCTTCACCAGAGCAGAGACTTTACGTATTACCTTCACCAGAGCAGAGACTTTACGTATTACCTTCACCAGAGCAGAGACTTTGCGTATTACCTTCACCAGAGCAGAAACATTACGTATTACCTCCACCAGAGCAGATACTTTGCGTATTACCTCCACCAGAGCAGAGACATTACGTATTACCTCCACCAGAGCAGAGACTTTGCCTATTACCTTCACCAGAGCAGAGACATTACATATTACCTTCACCAAAGCACAGACATTACGTATTACCTTCACCAGAGCAGAGACATTACGCATTACTTCCACCAGAGCAAAGACATTACTTACTACCTTCACCAGAACAGAGACATTACATATTACAtccaccagagcagagatattacGTATTACCTTCACCATAACAGAGACACTACGTATTATCTTCGCCAGAACAGATATATTACGTTTCCCCTTCACCAGAACAGAGACATTACGTATTCGTTTTGAAGAAAGCTCTTGGCTCATGCAGAGGCAATGGTTATAGTAAGTGTTCTCCTCCAAATGCTACGACACTTAAAGTATATTATAACAGGTACAGCCACTATCAGGAGCTTAATGTTAATGATGTCTGACGTGGAGTTATCGATGTCAAAGGTGGTACGTTATGGAGGAAATTATGTTAATTCTGGtgatttatatttgataaaaaaaagaaagataaaaaaaaaaacattggaccCTTATTCGTCAGGataaccgcccaatttccataactcccatattatctaaagtttttgaacgtcttctggcaaaacgtcttattaggtttgctgaaggtaatcacctattccctagtttgcaatttggttttcggaaaggccttggagcatgtgatgcccttcttacaatctccaatgcagtacagaaatcccttgattgtggtcgggaagttcgtatgattggccttgattttagtgctgcctttgaccgtgttaatcatgaggcccttgttttcaaactgaaacagttgggagtgggtgggtcgtttcttagcattattattgattttttaagtagtagatctcaaagtgttgttgttgatgggcaccatagtgagtataggaatgtaatatccggtgttccacagggtagtgttcttggcccattacttttcatactatatacacatgacatgtggtttggcctagaaaataagcttgttgcatatgcagatgatgctactctctttgcatcaattccatcccctgaatgtagatctggggttggtgaatcccttaatagagatttagctaaaattagtgcatggtgcaaattatggggtatgaagttgaatcctaacaaaactcaaagtatgattgtaagtaggtcaaggacggtggctcctcaacatccggatctcagtattgataatatttctttaaatttgtatgactctttcaaaattttaggcgtgattcttgacagcaaatttacttttgagaaacatataaggtctgtgtcttcttcaattgcacaaaaaattggcttattgagaaagtctttcaagatattcggtgatcaatctattctgaagaagtgttttaattcttttatcctaccttgttttgagtattgttctcctgtctggtcttcagctgctgattctcatcttaatttgttggacagaaacttacggtctattaaatttcttattcctgatctagatattaatctctggcaccgtcgatcaattagttcattatgcatgttgcataagatttttcataactctgaccatcctttacattcagatctccctggacaattctatcctgttcgtaatactaggctggcagttaattgtaatagccaggccttctccatcataagactcaatactacgcagtactctagaagttttattccagctgttaccaaggtgtggaatgatcttcctaatcgggttgttgaatcagtagaacttcaaaagttcaaagttggagcaaatgcttttttgttgaccaggtggacatgagtctttttatagtttatatatgacatatttgttgttgacgttattaatagtttatatatgatatatctcttttgacattaccttttttagaatgatttattgttaatttgttctcttcagttatttatttccttatttcctttcctcactgggctatttttccctattggagcccttgggcttatagcatcttgcttttccaattagggttgtagcttggatagtaataataataataataataataaaaatttggtgtaaaatttatttcatttgattCAAGACCCACTGAGAATATAAATATCTTCTGTGCTGtactatgctagcagtatttttagattcaATTCCTGTAAGCTATTTAacctttataaggacatcttcgctatCATGATAAAAAATTGAATACTCTTTGATACTATATACATAACAAACTATATCGgcctcaatgaccttcgatgctAGGATGCCAAAAAGCTCAAAATCAAACAATCAATTGATCATTAGCTCAATTTTTTCCTCAGGCTTGAATTGTTCTGGGACGTATGTTTTGATGTTTAAAGATATCTGGCAATATATCCGTATATgtcatattattactagctaagctgcaaccgtagatggaaaagcaagatactataagccccagggctccagcaggaaaaatagcccagtgagtaaataaggaaataaatgaatgctATATGCTATTCATTTATACACAAAAATTATGATGTAAGATCCCATTATCTTCATTCTTAGTATAACTTTTACAAACATGACTGTGAAACAATACATTTattcaaattaaagaaaaatatcttttaaatctaAGACCAATATgagtatttaattttgttttatttagagACATCAACAAATTTCCTTCATTATTTCTTACTTCAATATTCTttctcaatatttactttttaatataaagataaatatcttctatttgttcggtgtcaatgacctccgatgtcatgatgtcagagaattctaaatcaattaatcaattttaTATTTGTATGGTTGTCTAAGATTACTTGAAAAGAATAGTCAAATGAAAATACATGATTATATTTATAAAAGtaaccaaatatctctctctctctctctctctctctctctctctctctctctctctctctctgatcaatgAACACATCTTAAAATCAGTATATAACCTTCTATTCCAGCAATGATTTATGTTTTTTTCAAAGGCTCTACAGATTACTACTTACATGGCTGTTGAAGTCACGTTACGATGTGTTATCGTGAattcaatacaaacacacacacactcacacacacaaacacacacacacacacacacacacatatatatatatatatatatatatatatatacagtatatatataaataaataaatatatatatatatatttattatatatatatatatatatatatatatatcatcatcatctcctcctatgactattgacacaaagggcctcgggtagatttcgccagtcgtcactatctttctccattcatcatctccgacttcgtgcttcatatttcatagtcctcagccatgtagacctgggtcttccaactcttctagtcctctGTGAAGCCCacctaaacgtttagtgaactattctctcttggggagtgcgaagagcatacccaaaccatctccatctacccctcatcatgatctcactaacatatggcactcgaataatctctgatatagtttcatttctaatcctgtcctgccatatatccttctgagggctttgttctcaaatctactaaatctattggagattgttttattgtcctaccatgactcacgtccatacagtaacaccgatctcactaaattgatatatagtttgattttcatatgtaatttcaggcgatttggtttccaaaatttacttaacctagcaattggcTTAATTGCTTTGTTTAATTCTAATTAACTGTAATTCTAAGAACCCtgtatcggagatcatagttcctaaatactgaaatgattttacctcattaaccttttctccttccaatgatatttcatcttccattgcatactccgtcctcatcatctctgtctttcttctattgatcttccttcaaacctcttgtgatatttcatgcattctctaAGCAATcattgcatatcctgtggtgttctgctaacaatggCAGCATCATTAATATACTCTaattctgctaaattcctatcaccaatccagtacaatctttttccaccatctctgactgttctatgcattacaaaatccaggaggaggataaacaacataggtgacaacacattcccttagagtactctgctgttcactggaaattcatttgataagacgccattaacattaactttgcatttgctatgctcatgatcagacttaatcaagattaaatatttatgaggaattccttgataattccataatatatatatatatatatatatatatatatatatatatatgtatatacatatatatatatatatatatatatatatatatatatatatatatatgtatgtatatatgtgtgtatatatattgaaatgggGAAATAAGTCATTATTCTTTTTGaagtaaaatgtttatttttataaactAATACCCAATAAATAGAATGGCTGCATTGTTGATAatcatgaaagtaaaaaaaaagatgtcTAAGGAGTAGTGTAAATGCCACTAGGGACAGAAGAGCCACCCCCGGAGATTTCAAAATCTCCAGAAGTACTGCCTCCAATAATAAAGCCTCCGGAACCTCCAGAAAAACTGTCGCCACTAATTGAACCTCCGTGATGACCACTGATGAAACTATCATCACTTACATCACTGCTGAAACCTCCAGAGACACCGCCAGAAAATCTACCTCCAATAGCACCTCCTGATCCACCACCAATGACTTGGCCAACTCCTTGATGGACGGCGCTGTTGAGAGCTGTCTGAAGATCAACACCTCCTGGAAGAGTGGGGTTTTGACCATCTCCATAATTTACGAAGAAGACTTCCGGCTGGGTCTTGGGTGGTGCTGGAACGTTGATGACCTTCTGACCACCTGCTGTAGTTCCCTTGTTGAGGACATAAACAATATTCTTCTGCTGTGGTGGAGGTACTACAATAGGATCTTGTCCAGGAGCATTTTCTGGAAGACGCACAAAGACTATGTTGTGTTCGACTTTTGGTGCTGGAATTTCGGGACGAGGGCCACTTTGTTGAGGTTGGGCAGGGACATTGTAGACGTAGACATTACGCTCAACTTGAGGAGTTACACATCCTCCTCCATGGGAGACCTGTCCATCACCACAGGAGACAGAGCCATGTCCAGAGAAGGATCCACCACTGCCAAAACTGGAGGATGTAAAACCTCCTCCAGTGACGAAGCCAGAAGATACTGAACCTCCTCCAGAGACTAAGCTAGAGGATGCTGACCCTCCATCACCGCCAAATCCGGACGATACGAAACCTCCTCCAGAGCCACCTCTAGATATGAAGGATCCTTCATGGGTTCCTACACTAGAGGAGCCAAAGGACCCATGATGGCCAGGCAAACTATAGCCTTGTAGTAAGGCAGCTTCTGATGTTACCAGCACACACACGAAAATCTAAAAACAAAGACAGATGtgattaatatattaatttatttcttagATAGATAAGTTGACGACAAGAAAATTCTTCCGTTTTTTAATGAGAGTAGCAGATGATGCttcattaaatattcatatatatatatcaactgagtTTTGATATCTAAAAGTCTTTGACGAAGTTTTCTTCAGTGAGAGTAGAATCTtcgaacatatttttttcttatctggtTTAAGTAGTATTGTATTCCATGAAGTCAGAGGCTTGGAGTGAGAAGATTTTGAAGAGAATTATACTCACCAAAGCTGCTTGTTTCATGGTCGAGAA is a genomic window of Palaemon carinicauda isolate YSFRI2023 chromosome 39, ASM3689809v2, whole genome shotgun sequence containing:
- the LOC137630930 gene encoding loricrin-like, with protein sequence MKTRAVMAKLCSSSIYTQDVPGPFTSRQCSSFLSKPSYSSSFSFAAFFSFSSSSSSSSSSPSSSHHISTYSLSLCRSERRCVGDPCIYIPIIGRTWIIVSTRVFSTMKQAALIFVCVLVTSEAALLQGYSLPGHHGSFGSSSVGTHEGSFISRGGSGGGFVSSGFGGDGGSASSSLVSGGGSVSSGFVTGGGFTSSSFGSGGSFSGHGSVSCGDGQVSHGGGCVTPQVERNVYVYNVPAQPQQSGPRPEIPAPKVEHNIVFVRLPENAPGQDPIVVPPPQQKNIVYVLNKGTTAGGQKVINVPAPPKTQPEVFFVNYGDGQNPTLPGGVDLQTALNSAVHQGVGQVIGGGSGGAIGGRFSGGVSGGFSSDVSDDSFISGHHGGSISGDSFSGGSGGFIIGGSTSGDFEISGGGSSVPSGIYTTP